Proteins from a single region of Pirellulaceae bacterium:
- a CDS encoding ThuA domain-containing protein has protein sequence MTRTLSRQAYQQVSRVLMVGALYLSVSVAWNVTCTAEETENRSIQVVIWDEQQPSQKRAYQIFLGEYLRDYLIRRPGLDVQLVTIDHPEKGLSKEVLDQCDVLVWWGHVRNGEVSVDEAKPIVDRIKQGKLGLLALHSAHWATPFVWAMHERAKQDAIQALPVSERNDAQIKFIGQIERKAPPRSASLTPQVNSTTKEDGSTIIRMTRPNCCFPAYKNHGLSSQITTRLPNHPIAAGIPTKFTLKHTEMYDEPFHVPTPDQVIFEERWEAGQFFRSGSVWKVGQGEVFYFRPGHETHAVYTEAIPRQIVENAIRWLGRDK, from the coding sequence ATGACTAGAACTCTGAGCCGACAAGCGTATCAGCAAGTATCCAGAGTTCTTATGGTGGGCGCACTCTATCTCAGTGTATCGGTCGCCTGGAACGTGACATGCACAGCCGAAGAAACGGAGAATCGTTCGATTCAAGTCGTCATCTGGGACGAGCAACAACCCTCCCAAAAACGTGCTTATCAGATTTTCTTGGGTGAATACCTTCGCGATTATCTCATCCGTCGCCCAGGCCTCGACGTTCAATTAGTCACAATTGACCATCCCGAGAAGGGACTCAGCAAAGAGGTCTTAGATCAGTGTGATGTGCTTGTTTGGTGGGGGCACGTCCGCAACGGTGAAGTTTCGGTCGATGAAGCAAAACCGATTGTCGATCGCATCAAGCAGGGAAAGCTCGGCCTGCTCGCTTTGCATTCAGCTCATTGGGCGACGCCATTTGTCTGGGCGATGCACGAGCGAGCAAAACAGGACGCGATCCAAGCTTTACCCGTTTCAGAACGCAACGATGCTCAAATAAAATTTATCGGCCAGATCGAGCGCAAAGCGCCCCCGCGTTCGGCCTCATTGACACCCCAAGTGAACTCGACCACAAAAGAAGATGGCTCGACCATCATTCGCATGACGAGACCCAACTGCTGCTTTCCCGCCTACAAGAATCACGGTTTGAGTAGCCAGATCACGACACGATTACCGAATCACCCAATTGCGGCTGGGATTCCCACAAAATTCACGTTGAAACATACCGAAATGTATGACGAACCGTTTCACGTACCGACTCCCGACCAAGTCATCTTCGAAGAACGATGGGAGGCGGGTCAATTCTTCCGTAGCGGGTCCGTCTGGAAAGTGGGCCAAGGCGAAGTATTCTATTTTCGTCCTGGACACGAAACCCATGCGGTCTACACCGAAGCCATTCCACGACAGATTGTGGAAAATGCAATTCGCTGGCTCGGACGAGACAAATAG
- a CDS encoding YihY/virulence factor BrkB family protein, translating into MRKFINLMIERLRQAISQPRDELDRWQRTARYLYDLGRCGLLQLNYDRAPQMAGELAFRTLFSLLPVMVVATVVVKAMGMESWFVEPLNHLLAAAGLTDVRVVPRLGTGVASENLDVWLQQRFQEASQVNVAAIGWVGVLVTIYAAIGLVVSVENSFNTIYRVQRGRPWTRRVPMYWFMLTVGPLVLVLGAYLNNRIDASFARIEVWGWVSSLTSLIWSLFILWIVMLLVYLALPNTQVKFKAAFMGALVAAVLLEIGKRTFGAYLQNALSISQLYGSLGLVPLFMFWVYLMWLVVLFGLEVSAITQAMHGGRFAVHGPLSSFAMVVEPTTVVLLTETVARKFEAGESSTVDDLVDATSLPKGLVEEMAEQLTKRRILHEVAGSKPAYALARAPDQVSAAELIQVGYEMVDQQMVNRSALTDRLRLAQKQIVQKETLASLLAADT; encoded by the coding sequence ATGCGGAAATTCATCAACCTGATGATCGAGCGATTGAGGCAAGCGATCAGTCAGCCTCGTGATGAATTGGATCGTTGGCAGCGGACGGCTCGTTACCTGTATGATCTTGGTCGCTGTGGATTGTTGCAGCTGAATTACGATCGAGCTCCGCAAATGGCGGGTGAACTAGCTTTTCGAACTCTCTTCAGTCTGCTGCCGGTGATGGTGGTGGCAACCGTTGTAGTCAAAGCCATGGGAATGGAAAGTTGGTTTGTTGAACCACTAAACCATCTGCTCGCTGCAGCCGGGTTGACGGATGTCCGCGTCGTGCCTCGGTTGGGAACAGGTGTTGCATCCGAAAATCTTGACGTTTGGCTTCAACAACGCTTTCAAGAGGCGAGTCAAGTCAATGTTGCGGCGATTGGATGGGTGGGAGTACTGGTGACCATCTATGCGGCAATTGGCTTGGTTGTTTCCGTTGAAAATAGTTTTAATACCATCTACCGCGTCCAGCGTGGACGTCCCTGGACGCGGCGCGTGCCGATGTATTGGTTCATGTTGACCGTTGGTCCACTCGTGTTGGTGTTAGGGGCTTACTTGAACAATCGAATTGATGCGTCTTTCGCGCGGATTGAAGTTTGGGGTTGGGTGTCATCGCTGACGAGCCTGATTTGGAGCCTGTTCATTCTATGGATCGTGATGTTGCTTGTTTATTTGGCGCTCCCCAACACTCAGGTGAAATTCAAGGCTGCGTTCATGGGAGCCTTAGTAGCTGCCGTGCTGCTTGAGATTGGGAAGCGAACTTTCGGTGCGTATCTGCAGAATGCGCTTTCCATTAGTCAGTTGTACGGTTCGTTGGGGCTGGTGCCCCTTTTCATGTTCTGGGTTTATTTGATGTGGCTCGTCGTTCTTTTTGGTCTCGAAGTATCGGCAATCACGCAGGCGATGCATGGCGGGCGTTTTGCCGTTCACGGACCACTTTCATCATTTGCGATGGTGGTCGAGCCGACCACCGTGGTCTTGCTGACTGAAACCGTGGCCCGCAAGTTTGAGGCCGGGGAGAGTTCCACCGTGGATGATCTCGTTGATGCAACCTCGTTGCCGAAGGGGTTGGTCGAAGAAATGGCCGAGCAATTGACCAAAAGGCGAATTCTCCATGAGGTGGCTGGCAGCAAGCCTGCCTACGCCCTCGCGAGGGCGCCCGATCAAGTTTCTGCGGCAGAGCTGATTCAGGTGGGGTATGAAATGGTCGATCAGCAAATGGTGAATCGATCCGCATTGACCGATCGGTTGCGTTTGGCGCAGAAACAAATCGTCCAAAAGGAAACGTTAGCCAGTTTGTTGGCGGCTGACACCTAG
- a CDS encoding PQQ-binding-like beta-propeller repeat protein: MLFRFLMIMRLVCLFSLAVTHLETAVSATEHWPQWRGSTFDGQTIDQSELPTRWSDDSIVWRTRLPGIGQSTPIVWGQRLFVTSATTTGKQRSVHCLDAESGKIIWTQVITCADPAKQHRMNTYASASCVTDGTRVVACFGRAGIHCFDLDGTPLWSRTHLSRFQGPWGTAASPTIVDGLVIQNCDADQDAFLIAFDKQTGKTVWKTKRDDFRGWSTPFVIQVGDRHELILNGHRGIRGYDPETGIERWFCQSFNGRGAPTPVFIKGLLIVLNGKPGDIYAVQPGGTGDVTKTHLAWHTRRSGRDLPSPTVSAGKIFTVGLRGIATSYELETGAELWRERLGGIYAASPIVVDGKFLVLNENGKCFVIQPDSKLNIVNTNELESARGEMFRASIAPYKNRLILRSDRAMYCVSD, translated from the coding sequence ATGCTCTTTCGTTTTCTCATGATTATGAGGCTCGTCTGCTTGTTCAGCCTCGCGGTGACTCACTTGGAAACTGCGGTTTCAGCAACGGAGCACTGGCCTCAGTGGCGAGGATCAACTTTTGATGGTCAGACAATCGACCAGAGTGAGTTGCCAACACGTTGGTCGGACGACTCCATTGTCTGGCGAACGAGGCTGCCCGGCATCGGACAATCCACTCCCATCGTTTGGGGTCAGCGACTCTTTGTCACATCCGCAACCACAACCGGCAAACAGCGCAGCGTACACTGCCTCGATGCTGAGTCTGGAAAAATCATCTGGACCCAAGTCATCACCTGTGCCGATCCGGCGAAACAACACCGCATGAACACCTATGCCTCGGCCAGTTGCGTAACGGACGGTACACGAGTTGTTGCATGCTTCGGACGAGCGGGCATTCACTGCTTCGATCTCGACGGTACGCCACTCTGGTCACGCACCCACCTGAGTCGCTTCCAAGGTCCGTGGGGCACGGCGGCTTCCCCAACGATCGTTGACGGGCTAGTCATTCAAAACTGTGATGCAGACCAAGACGCATTTCTAATCGCATTCGACAAACAGACGGGAAAAACTGTTTGGAAAACCAAGCGAGACGACTTCCGTGGCTGGAGCACACCTTTCGTAATTCAAGTCGGCGATCGACACGAGCTAATCTTGAATGGGCATCGGGGAATTCGTGGCTATGATCCTGAAACCGGAATAGAACGGTGGTTTTGTCAAAGCTTTAACGGGCGCGGTGCGCCGACTCCGGTTTTCATCAAAGGCCTGCTAATCGTTCTCAATGGAAAACCTGGCGACATCTACGCGGTTCAACCCGGCGGAACGGGGGACGTCACGAAAACACATCTAGCATGGCACACTCGACGTAGCGGTCGAGACTTGCCCTCGCCCACCGTCTCAGCTGGAAAGATTTTCACGGTAGGTCTCCGTGGAATTGCAACCAGTTACGAGCTGGAAACCGGTGCAGAATTGTGGAGAGAACGCTTGGGAGGCATTTACGCTGCTTCCCCCATCGTAGTCGATGGAAAATTTCTCGTTCTCAATGAAAACGGAAAATGCTTTGTGATCCAACCCGACTCAAAACTGAACATCGTCAATACAAACGAACTCGAATCCGCACGAGGCGAAATGTTTCGAGCCTCAATTGCACCCTATAAAAACCGGCTGATATTACGATCCGATCGAGCAATGTACTGCGTCAGCGACTAA